AGCGAGTGTCGCGGCCCCGACATCCCCCGGACCACGGCCTGTGAGCGCGCGCAGAAAGGATTTGCGCGAAACAGACAGAAGCACCGGCAAATCGAAGCGCAGCCGCAATTCATCGAACCGCGCCAGCACCGAGAGCGAGGTTTCGGGAGCAGCCCCCAGAAAAAACCCCATGCCGGGATCAAGGACAAGGCGGTTGCGTTTGATACCGGCACCCGTCAGCGCCGCGATGCGCGCGTCAAAGAACGCCGCAATGTGATCCATGATGTCGCCAGCGGGTGCCTCGCGCCGATCTGCCTGCCCGTCTTGCACCGAATGCATAACGACGAGTTTGGCAGATGATTTCGCCAATTGCGGATAGAACGCAGCGTCTGGAAAACCGCGAATATCATTGAGATAGGCCACACCACGCGACAAGGCATAGGCTTGCGTCGCGGGTTGATAACTGTCGAGCGAGACGGGAATGCCATCTGCCTTGAGCGCGTCCAGCACCGGCGCGATACGCGCGATTTCTGTGTCGGACGAAACAGGCGCGGCGTCGGGATTGCTGGATGCCGGACCGAGGTCGATCACATCTGCCCCCTCGGCCATCAGCTTACGCGCCTGCGCAATGGCTGCGTCTGGCGCCAGATACCGGCCTCCATCGGAGAAACTGTCCGAGGTTATGTTGACGATGCCGAAAATGATGAGCGATTTATTCATGGGGGCTTCTATAATAATCTCTGTACACGACAAAAATAGATAACTCATTGAAATAATGTCACAATAATTGTTTTCTAACGACGAATACTATGACACATCTCAATGAGTTATATCTTATCTTAAACAAATCTCTAAAATGGAACAAGTCACATTTAAAGTGCTTTGCGCTCATCATGCTTGTGATTATTTTAAAGCAAACATGTAATCTTTCTTCTGCATCTAAAGCCTTGCCCATCAAGTGTTTACCACAATCATTTTATCGACGTATGCAGCGCTTCTTTGCAGGTCAGTATTTTGATTATCGTCAAATTTCTCAGTTGATTTTCAATATGTTTTCATTCGACCAAGTGCAACTGACTTTAGATAGAACCAATTGGAAATGGGGAAAACGAAATATTAATATCCTGATGCTCGCAATCGTTTATCGTGGAATAGCGATACCTATCCTTTGGACATTGCTTAATAAACGTGGAAATTCAGATACGAAAGAGCGTATTGCTTTGATTCAACGCTTTATAGCCATTTTTGGTAAAGACCGTATTGTGAATGTGTTCGCAGACAGAGAGTTTATCGGTGAGCAGTGGTTTACATGGTTAATTGAACAAGACATCAACTTCTGCATTCGTGTTAAAAAAACTTCATTGTCACCAATCATTTAGGAAAGAATCATAAAATTAGTGATTTATTTCGCCATCTTAAAGTTGGTCAAATTGAATGTCGTAAACGACGGATTTTGGTTGGTCGGGTGAAACTATATATAAGTGCACTACAGTTAGAAAATGGAGAGCTTTTACTCGTCGTTTCTCCTCAGTTTAATGCCAATGCTATTCAGGATTATGCATTACGCTGGGAAATTGAAACCTTATTCAGTTGTCTCAAAGGACGCGGGTTTAATCTTGAAAATACGCGCTTGACAGACCCTAGACGAGTGAAAAAATTGATTGCGGTGTTAGCTATAAGCTTCTGTTGGTGTTACTTAACGGGTGAATGGCAACATAATCAAAAAAAAGCGATAAAAATAAAGAAGCATGGACGACTCTCAATGAGTTTATTTCGCTATGGTTTAGACTATGTTCAAATGGCGATTCAGCGTTTAATTGGTTTTGGGAAAAAAGAAGAGTTTAA
The Acinetobacter piscicola genome window above contains:
- the sul2 gene encoding sulfonamide-resistant dihydropteroate synthase Sul2, whose amino-acid sequence is MNKSLIIFGIVNITSDSFSDGGRYLAPDAAIAQARKLMAEGADVIDLGPASSNPDAAPVSSDTEIARIAPVLDALKADGIPVSLDSYQPATQAYALSRGVAYLNDIRGFPDAAFYPQLAKSSAKLVVMHSVQDGQADRREAPAGDIMDHIAAFFDARIAALTGAGIKRNRLVLDPGMGFFLGAAPETSLSVLARFDELRLRFDLPVLLSVSRKSFLRALTGRGPGDVGAATLAAELAAAAGGADFIRTHEPRPLRDGLAVLAALKETARIR
- a CDS encoding IS4-like element ISAba1 family transposase (programmed frameshift), giving the protein MTHLNELYLILNKSLKWNKSHLKCFALIMLVIILKQTCNLSSASKALPIKCLPQSFYRRMQRFFAGQYFDYRQISQLIFNMFSFDQVQLTLDRTNWKWGKRNINILMLAIVYRGIAIPILWTLLNKRGNSDTKERIALIQRFIAIFGKDRIVNVFADREFIGEQWFTWLIEQDINFCIRVKKNFIVTNHLGKNHKISDLFRHLKVGQIECRKRRILVGRVKLYISALQLENGELLLVVSPQFNANAIQDYALRWEIETLFSCLKGRGFNLENTRLTDPRRVKKLIAVLAISFCWCYLTGEWQHNQKKAIKIKKHGRLSMSLFRYGLDYVQMAIQRLIGFGKKEEFKEILAILRKQNPDRIRVL